From one Physeter macrocephalus isolate SW-GA chromosome 18, ASM283717v5, whole genome shotgun sequence genomic stretch:
- the LOC102979741 gene encoding acireductone dioxygenase-like — protein MVQAWYTDKLGDDPQRPHRGKPGRSVALEQLHGLGVLYWKLDAGKYENDPELEKIRKERNCSWMDIITICKDKLPNYKEKIKMFYEEYLHLGDEIRYILDGSGYFDVMDKEDSYNQDFEF, from the coding sequence ATGGTGCAGGCCTGGTACACGGACAAGTTGGGCGACGACCCGCAGCGGCCCCACCGCGGGAAGCCCGGGCGCTCGGTCGCCCTGGAGCAGCTGCACGGGCTCGGGGTCCTTTATTGGAAGCTGGATGCTGGCAAATATGAGAATGATCCAGAATTAGAAAAGATACGAAAAGAGAGAAACTGCTCCTGGATGGACATAATAACCATATGCAAAGACAAACTAccaaattacaaagaaaagatTAAGATGTTTTATGAGGAGTATTTACACCTGGGTGACGAGATTCGCTACATCCTGGACGGCAGTGGGTACTTCGAtgtgatggataaagaagacagtTACAATCAGGACTTTgaattttaa